AACTTCTCAGTTTTGTTTGCTACACTATCTATAGCGTTCATTATTTGAGCTGCACCCTGAGACTGTTCATTCAATCCCTTAACGACTTGTTCACTCTGTTGTTGAATATTTATAACTGCATCACTGACCTGGCTAATAGCTTTTGATGTTTCTGACACTGCATTTACAATTTGTCCCATAAAATCTGCCGTTTGTTCCATATTCTTTTCTACCGAAATAATCACATCTCTTGTCATCGCCGCTTGATTTATACCTTCATCAACGGTTTTGACTCCCTCATTTATTGCTTTAACAGCATTACTTGATTCAGTTTGAATGTTTTTAATTAGTAAGACAATCTCTTTAGCGGCTTTAGCAGACCTTTCCGCAAGATTTCTCACTTCATCTGCTACAACCGCAAACCCTCTTCCATATTCACCGGCTCTTGCAGCTTCAATTGCAGCATTTAGGGCCAGTAAGTTGGTTTGTTCTGCGATGTCAGTAATCATATCAACAATTGTACCAATTTCATCACTTCTTTTACTTAATACACTCATAACTTGCGCTGCATTCATAACAACATTTTTTACCTGTTCATATCCTTCCAAGTTGCTGTTTACCGCATCTACTCCCTTTCTGCATAACTCAAGAGTTTGTTCTGCAAATTGATAAGTTTTCTGAGCATTGTTTTCTATATCGTAATTTGTAGCATTAACTTCTTCAAGAGCCGCAGACACTTCTTCAGTAGCTGCAGCAATAGTACTCATTGAAGCAGAAATATTATTTATAGCATTGTTCATCTGAATAATAGAAGTGCTAATGTTTCCGTTTTCTTGTTTTAAGTCCCCTGTAAGATCTATGACACTGTTCGATACCTCAATCACATCTTTAATTACTGACTCAATGTTACTTTTTGAATCAGTTAAATTTTTGTCCAACTCATTTGCCAAATAAATATTTTCTTCAAATGATTGCTCCATTTTTTCGATGTTAATCCTGATATTATCTGTGCTGGAATAAAGAGTATCTGTTTCGCTGGCAAT
This is a stretch of genomic DNA from Carboxydocella sporoproducens DSM 16521. It encodes these proteins:
- a CDS encoding methyl-accepting chemotaxis protein — protein: MAEGIKGVAQNATELASGAEEITSAINEMSASVEGVASDIQTLTDSINEIDSLNNNLARIASNIASETDTLYSSTDNIRINIEKMEQSFEENIYLANELDKNLTDSKSNIESVIKDVIEVSNSVIDLTGDLKQENGNISTSIIQMNNAINNISASMSTIAAATEEVSAALEEVNATNYDIENNAQKTYQFAEQTLELCRKGVDAVNSNLEGYEQVKNVVMNAAQVMSVLSKRSDEIGTIVDMITDIAEQTNLLALNAAIEAARAGEYGRGFAVVADEVRNLAERSAKAAKEIVLLIKNIQTESSNAVKAINEGVKTVDEGINQAAMTRDVIISVEKNMEQTADFMGQIVNAVSETSKAISQVSDAVINIQQQSEQVVKGLNEQSQGAAQIMNAIDSVANKTEKLYEMARESGEKSNEMEKQIVDTLNKSLGHVEDIKTAIEDQAKGATQITASVKQINDRAAVLAEMAKQMANDSKIIVERVAHVRQMGEQISVASREQAKA